The following DNA comes from Mucilaginibacter jinjuensis.
TAATAATTATTGTCATCGGTTTGGGTACCTGTGTTAATACCATTAGGCTATGATATACAACTAAGCAAATTATAAGCAAAACCCATACTACGGGATACAGGATACAAGAAAGGCTGCGATTATCGCAGCCTTTCTTGTATGTTTTGCATTTATACATCCCCTGCTTGGAGGGGCGCGGTGGATTGTATGAGGGCAGGGGTGGGTTCTTCTTCTCCGTCCGTCATGCTGAATTTATTTCAGCACCCCACATGCTAAGTATGCTGTAGACCAAGTTTGCGATCTGTCCCGTGGGTTCCCCATCCCAACGGTAGTCGGGACGGGATGACGGTTGGTGCTGAATGTTTCTAATACCTATTCTCTTTCCCAACCGGTAAATCCCTGCGCGACCATTCGCTCCATGAACCTACGTACAGTTTTGCTCCCGGCAAGCCGGCATGTTCTAAAGCGAGCAGGGTATGGCAGGCGGTAACACCAGATCCGCAATGTACAATGGTATCCTGTGGTTTTACATTACCCAATGCATCTGTGTAAGCCGCACGTAATTCTTCTGCCGGTTTGTATTTACCTGAGGCATCGAGGTTAAACAACATATATGGTGCATTAATGGCACCTGGGATATGGCCTGCAATTAAATCGAGCGGTTCGGTTTGGCCAAGGTAGCGGGCATTTTCGCGAACGTCAATCACCAGGCGGCTGTCGTCATGGGCTGCTTTGCCTACTTCATCAATATTTACCGTACCATTAAACCCAGCCGGAACAGGATAAGGAGTGCTGGCCGGTGTCGGAACTGTTTCTTCTGTACTTAAAGCTACACCATGATCAATGGCTGCCTGTACACCGCCGTTTAATACCTGTACCTGCGGGTGGCCAATAGCCTTGAGCATCCACCACAAACGGGCAGCGCTGTTGGCACCGGCTTTGTCGTCATAAACAACAACACGGGTTTCGGGCGTAATGCCTAAACGGGTAAGTAGTTCGGCAAAAGCCTCGGGGGTAGGTAGTGGATGGCGGCCGCCTTCAGCAGCATTTTCCGTATGCGCTGCCAGATCTGGATCGAGGTTTACAAATAAAGCACCATCCAGGTGCCCGGCCAAATAACGATCATGAGCTCCGGCAAAGCCGCGGGAATCGAGTATAACCAAATTAGTTTTATCTGCTAAAAGCAGGTCGTTGATTTCTATAAGTGGAGACATGAACAAATATAATGTGAATTGGTGAATGGTGAGTTGTGAATTAGTGAGTAGTTGATGGAGGAGAAAGGACAGAAGGGAAAAAACAAAATGATTGCCTACCTACCTAAACCCGGTTGCAGCGGATACCGGCATTGTGACTAAGGCCTGCAGGCGTATAAGCGGAAAACGGGGCTGCCGTTAATAGCAGCACTGTACCTGCTTTACTTAATTAATGAGTGAATGATAGGGGGAGTGAATGATAGAATATGCCTTTCGCTTTTAGAAACCCCTCCTCCAAAGGAGTCCTTTGGACCTGCTATCGCGCTTTCTCTGCGCACCCCTCCCGTGTG
Coding sequences within:
- a CDS encoding sulfurtransferase, with translation MSPLIEINDLLLADKTNLVILDSRGFAGAHDRYLAGHLDGALFVNLDPDLAAHTENAAEGGRHPLPTPEAFAELLTRLGITPETRVVVYDDKAGANSAARLWWMLKAIGHPQVQVLNGGVQAAIDHGVALSTEETVPTPASTPYPVPAGFNGTVNIDEVGKAAHDDSRLVIDVRENARYLGQTEPLDLIAGHIPGAINAPYMLFNLDASGKYKPAEELRAAYTDALGNVKPQDTIVHCGSGVTACHTLLALEHAGLPGAKLYVGSWSEWSRRDLPVGKENRY